In Vibrio coralliilyticus, the following are encoded in one genomic region:
- a CDS encoding YtoQ family protein yields MIWKVYLSGEIHTDWRERIVEGAQKLDLNIEFYSANTDHDSSDAAGDVLRENESGFWRDHQSSKVNAIRTSTLIKQCDIGVVRFGDKYRQWNAAFDAGMLAALDKPYITLHDESLIHPLKEVDAAAMAWAESPEHVVELLKYVTSQN; encoded by the coding sequence ATGATTTGGAAAGTCTATCTTAGCGGTGAAATTCATACCGATTGGCGCGAGCGTATTGTGGAAGGTGCTCAGAAGTTAGATCTGAATATTGAATTCTATTCTGCGAATACCGATCACGACTCCAGCGATGCAGCAGGTGACGTACTTAGAGAGAATGAATCAGGCTTTTGGCGTGACCACCAATCGTCCAAAGTCAACGCCATTCGAACGTCTACTCTTATCAAACAGTGTGACATTGGCGTGGTGCGCTTTGGTGATAAATATCGCCAGTGGAATGCCGCATTTGATGCAGGCATGTTAGCGGCACTTGATAAGCCGTATATAACGCTTCACGATGAGTCTTTGATTCACCCGCTTAAAGAGGTTGATGCTGCGGCAATGGCGTGGGCGGAATCACCAGAGCATGTCGTTGAGCTCCTAAAATACGTTACGAGTCAGAATTAA
- the pgl gene encoding 6-phosphogluconolactonase produces MINHKIFPTAEQVVESLANDMKAFSELGRPVHISLSGGSTPKMLFKLLATETYATSIEWNNLHFWWGDERCVAPDDAESNFGEANTLLFSKVELPADNIHRIRGEEEPKAEAERFAKEMADVIPTENGTPVFDWILLGVGADGHTASLFPGQTDYQDENLAVLASHPESGQIRVSKTARVLEAAKRISYLVLGAGKVEIVNEIHTTPASELPYPAAKIQSKAGETEWYLDSDAAAKIA; encoded by the coding sequence ATGATCAACCATAAGATCTTCCCAACAGCAGAACAGGTGGTAGAGAGCTTAGCGAACGACATGAAAGCGTTCAGCGAACTAGGTCGCCCTGTTCATATTTCACTGTCTGGCGGCAGCACACCTAAGATGCTGTTCAAGCTACTAGCGACAGAAACATACGCAACCTCAATCGAGTGGAACAACCTACACTTCTGGTGGGGTGACGAGCGCTGTGTCGCACCTGACGACGCTGAAAGTAACTTCGGTGAAGCAAATACTTTGCTTTTCAGCAAAGTCGAACTGCCAGCAGACAACATTCACCGCATCCGTGGTGAAGAAGAGCCAAAAGCAGAAGCAGAGCGCTTCGCGAAAGAAATGGCAGATGTGATTCCAACTGAGAACGGCACACCTGTTTTCGATTGGATTCTGCTAGGCGTCGGTGCAGATGGACACACAGCATCACTGTTCCCAGGTCAAACTGATTATCAAGACGAGAACCTAGCGGTATTGGCTTCTCATCCTGAATCAGGCCAGATTCGTGTTTCTAAGACGGCAAGAGTTTTAGAAGCCGCTAAACGTATCAGCTATCTTGTACTTGGTGCAGGCAAAGTTGAGATCGTAAACGAAATTCATACTACTCCGGCAAGCGAGCTGCCATATCCAGCTGCGAAAATCCAGTCTAAAGCTGGTGAGACCGAGTGGTACTTAGATTCAGACGCAGCAGCAAAAATCGCGTAA
- the gnd gene encoding decarboxylating NADP(+)-dependent phosphogluconate dehydrogenase produces MKGDIGVIGLAVMGQNLILNMNDHGFKVVAHNRTAAKVDEFLEGPAKGTNIVGAYSLEELVEKLEAPRKVMLMVRAGAVVDAFIDNLIPLLDEGDIIIDGGNTNYPDTNRRVAHCREKGIHFIGTGVSGGEEGARFGPSIMPGGSAEAWEAVKPIFQGISAKTDAGEPCCDWVGNDGAGHFVKMVHNGIEYGDMQLITEAYQFMKDGLGMSADEMQAVFADWNKTELDSYLVEITADILGYKDEDGEPLVEKILDTAGQKGTGKWTGINALDLGIPLTLISESVFSRCLSALKDQRVEAESLFGKTITPVEGDKQEWVDALRQALLASKIISYAQGFMLMREASNENGWDLNYGNVALMWRGGCIIRSAFLGNIRDAYEANPDIAFLGSDDYFKGILQNSLSAWRKVAAKSLEAGIPMPCTISALSFLDGYTTARLPANLLQAQRDYFGAHTYERTDRPRGEFFHTNWTGTGGDTASTTYDV; encoded by the coding sequence ATGAAAGGTGATATCGGTGTAATTGGCCTAGCGGTAATGGGTCAAAACCTTATCCTGAACATGAACGATCACGGCTTTAAAGTGGTTGCTCACAACCGTACTGCTGCGAAAGTAGACGAATTCCTAGAAGGCCCAGCAAAAGGAACTAACATCGTTGGTGCTTACTCTCTGGAAGAGCTAGTAGAGAAACTAGAAGCGCCACGTAAAGTGATGCTTATGGTTCGTGCTGGTGCTGTTGTAGATGCGTTCATTGACAACCTAATCCCGCTTCTAGACGAAGGCGACATCATCATCGATGGTGGTAACACTAACTACCCAGACACAAACCGTCGCGTGGCACATTGTCGTGAAAAAGGCATTCACTTCATCGGTACTGGTGTATCTGGTGGTGAAGAAGGTGCTCGTTTCGGTCCTTCAATCATGCCTGGCGGCTCTGCGGAAGCTTGGGAAGCAGTTAAGCCTATCTTCCAAGGTATCTCAGCAAAAACTGACGCTGGCGAGCCTTGCTGTGACTGGGTTGGTAACGACGGTGCTGGCCACTTCGTTAAAATGGTTCACAACGGTATCGAATACGGCGACATGCAGCTGATCACTGAAGCGTACCAGTTCATGAAAGATGGCCTAGGTATGTCTGCAGACGAAATGCAGGCAGTATTCGCAGATTGGAACAAGACTGAACTAGACAGCTACCTTGTTGAAATCACGGCTGACATCCTTGGTTACAAAGATGAAGACGGTGAGCCTCTAGTTGAAAAGATCCTAGACACTGCTGGCCAAAAAGGTACAGGTAAATGGACGGGTATCAACGCACTAGACCTTGGTATTCCTCTAACGCTTATCTCTGAGTCTGTCTTCTCTCGTTGTCTGTCTGCTCTTAAAGATCAACGTGTTGAAGCTGAATCGCTATTCGGTAAGACAATCACTCCAGTTGAAGGCGACAAGCAAGAGTGGGTTGACGCTCTTCGCCAAGCTCTCCTGGCTTCTAAGATCATCTCTTACGCTCAAGGCTTCATGCTAATGCGCGAAGCATCTAACGAGAACGGTTGGGATCTTAACTACGGTAACGTAGCGCTTATGTGGCGTGGTGGTTGTATCATCCGCAGTGCATTCCTAGGTAACATCCGTGATGCGTACGAAGCGAACCCAGACATCGCATTCCTAGGTTCAGATGACTACTTCAAAGGCATCCTACAAAACAGCCTAAGCGCATGGCGTAAGGTTGCAGCTAAGTCGCTAGAAGCAGGCATCCCAATGCCTTGTACTATCTCTGCACTTTCGTTCCTAGACGGCTACACAACAGCACGTCTGCCAGCGAACCTACTTCAAGCTCAACGTGACTACTTCGGTGCTCACACTTATGAGCGTACTGATCGTCCACGTGGTGAGTTCTTCCACACGAACTGGACTGGTACAGGCGGCGACACAGCGTCTACTACTTACGACGTATAA
- the exaC gene encoding acetaldehyde dehydrogenase ExaC: protein MIYAQPGSQDSVVNFKTHYDNYIGGEWVKPVSGEYFDNTSPVNGQAYCKVARSGEADINLALDAAHNVRASWAATSVTERSNILLKIADRIEQHLEELAVAETWENGKPVRETLAADLPLVVDHFRYFAGCIRAQEGSAAELDVNTASYHFPEPIGVVGQIIPWNFPMLMAAWKLAPALAAGCCVILKPAEQTPTSILLLMEKIGDLIPAGVVNVVNGFGSEAGQALATSNRIAKIAFTGSTQVGNHILKCAADSLIPSTVELGGKSPNIYFPDIFDHEDEYLEKCIEGTLLAFFNQGEVCTCPSRVLVHESVYDKFIAKVAERAKSIQQGNPLDTNTQVGAQASQEQFDKILSYLEIGRQEGAKVVFGGEVAQQKDDIESGYYIQPTLLEGNNKMRVFQEEIFGPVIAITKFKDEAEALAIANDTEYGLGAGVWTRDANLAYRMGRNIEAGRIWVNCYHAYPAHAAFGGYKKSGIGRETHKMMLDHYQNTKNLLISYDVNPLGFF from the coding sequence ATGATTTACGCACAACCAGGCAGTCAGGATTCGGTGGTTAACTTCAAAACCCATTACGACAACTATATTGGTGGAGAATGGGTGAAACCCGTATCTGGCGAATACTTTGACAACACTTCACCAGTCAATGGGCAAGCTTACTGTAAGGTGGCTCGTTCAGGTGAGGCAGACATCAACCTGGCACTTGATGCGGCTCATAATGTCAGAGCGAGCTGGGCAGCCACGAGCGTCACAGAGCGTTCCAATATTCTCCTCAAGATTGCTGATCGCATTGAGCAGCACCTTGAAGAGCTTGCCGTGGCAGAAACATGGGAAAACGGCAAACCAGTGCGCGAAACTCTTGCGGCGGATCTTCCTCTTGTAGTCGACCATTTCCGCTATTTTGCGGGCTGTATCCGCGCTCAAGAAGGCAGCGCAGCCGAGCTTGATGTGAATACCGCGAGCTACCATTTCCCGGAACCTATTGGTGTTGTCGGCCAGATCATTCCATGGAACTTCCCTATGCTGATGGCAGCTTGGAAACTGGCTCCAGCGCTCGCGGCAGGTTGTTGTGTGATTTTGAAACCGGCTGAGCAAACCCCAACTTCTATCTTGCTTTTGATGGAAAAGATCGGCGATCTCATTCCAGCAGGCGTGGTAAATGTCGTCAATGGATTTGGTAGTGAAGCGGGTCAAGCACTAGCCACCAGTAACCGTATTGCCAAAATCGCTTTCACAGGCTCGACTCAAGTCGGTAACCACATTCTTAAATGTGCAGCCGATAGCCTAATTCCTTCAACTGTGGAACTGGGCGGTAAGTCACCTAACATCTATTTCCCGGACATCTTCGACCATGAAGACGAATACTTGGAGAAGTGTATCGAAGGTACGCTATTGGCCTTCTTCAACCAAGGCGAAGTCTGTACCTGCCCTTCACGTGTATTGGTGCATGAGTCCGTGTACGACAAGTTCATCGCCAAAGTGGCCGAACGTGCAAAGAGCATCCAGCAAGGTAACCCGCTGGATACAAACACTCAGGTAGGTGCACAAGCTTCTCAGGAACAATTTGACAAGATCCTGAGCTACTTAGAGATAGGCCGCCAAGAAGGTGCGAAAGTTGTGTTCGGTGGTGAAGTCGCTCAGCAAAAAGACGATATCGAATCGGGTTACTACATTCAGCCAACGCTTCTTGAAGGTAACAATAAGATGCGTGTCTTCCAGGAAGAGATCTTTGGCCCAGTCATCGCCATTACTAAGTTTAAAGACGAAGCCGAAGCACTGGCCATTGCGAACGATACCGAATATGGCTTAGGCGCAGGTGTCTGGACGCGAGATGCCAATCTAGCCTACCGCATGGGTCGCAACATCGAAGCGGGTCGTATTTGGGTGAACTGTTACCATGCCTACCCAGCGCACGCTGCCTTCGGTGGTTATAAGAAGTCAGGTATTGGCCGTGAAACGCATAAGATGATGCTGGATCACTACCAGAACACTAAAAACTTACTTATTAGCTACGACGTTAACCCACTCGGTTTCTTCTAA
- a CDS encoding putative quinol monooxygenase, with product MYCIIVSNRVKKGREENYITIMNENAKASCQNELGCVQFDVIRDLNDPQLFHLYEIYQSQEALTEHKQTEHYLASRVQLADIVVEQSVIRADVVATNSK from the coding sequence ATGTACTGCATAATCGTCTCCAATCGAGTAAAGAAAGGTAGGGAAGAAAACTACATCACTATCATGAATGAAAACGCCAAAGCGTCCTGTCAGAATGAATTGGGTTGTGTACAATTTGACGTAATCAGAGATCTCAACGACCCGCAGCTCTTCCATCTGTACGAGATTTATCAAAGCCAAGAAGCTTTGACTGAACATAAACAAACTGAGCACTATCTGGCAAGTCGAGTTCAGTTAGCTGATATAGTGGTTGAACAGTCAGTCATTCGTGCGGATGTCGTAGCAACAAACTCAAAATAA
- a CDS encoding DUF6279 family lipoprotein: MKQWGLLIAICFALTGCSTKFIYNNMDWLLVEYLEDFVELNDEQEELVSEKIELLSDWHRREEIPNYIEHLDQLIALDPKSFTEEDLKTQEKLFQEHTKRLVGQIAPEVFALARELSDEQAEELMDNIRVRHTRYKKKYQTLSEDEIRANYQDKITENFDDWLGSLTSEQEHMIEEWADQLVVTSYDWIDHQTKMRIEMNTLLTNRMQTGYFQPHFQQLMFNPASFYSAELEEKIDYNKAIADKYLVKIINSVTNRQTAHYRQELRDWRNIAMDIQ; encoded by the coding sequence ATGAAACAATGGGGATTACTGATAGCAATCTGTTTTGCCTTAACGGGTTGTAGTACCAAGTTTATTTATAACAACATGGATTGGTTATTGGTTGAGTATCTGGAAGACTTCGTAGAGCTCAATGACGAGCAGGAAGAATTGGTGAGTGAGAAAATCGAGTTGCTCAGTGATTGGCACAGAAGAGAGGAAATCCCGAATTATATAGAGCATCTCGACCAGTTGATCGCGCTTGATCCTAAATCCTTTACAGAGGAAGACCTCAAAACCCAAGAGAAGCTATTTCAAGAGCACACGAAAAGACTCGTTGGCCAAATCGCTCCGGAAGTATTTGCTTTAGCTCGAGAGCTATCAGATGAACAGGCTGAGGAGTTAATGGATAATATACGTGTTCGTCATACCCGTTATAAAAAGAAATATCAGACGCTATCTGAAGATGAAATCCGAGCAAACTATCAAGACAAGATCACGGAGAACTTTGATGATTGGTTAGGCTCGCTGACATCTGAACAAGAACATATGATTGAAGAATGGGCAGATCAGCTTGTGGTTACTTCTTATGATTGGATTGATCACCAAACGAAAATGCGTATAGAAATGAATACGCTGCTGACTAATCGTATGCAGACGGGATATTTTCAACCACACTTCCAGCAATTGATGTTTAATCCTGCGAGCTTTTATTCAGCCGAGTTAGAAGAAAAAATAGACTACAACAAAGCAATAGCGGATAAGTATTTGGTTAAAATCATTAACTCTGTCACCAACAGGCAAACCGCGCATTACCGTCAAGAATTACGTGATTGGCGAAATATCGCAATGGATATTCAGTAG
- a CDS encoding sigma-54-dependent Fis family transcriptional regulator, producing MELQAHQPDSWLMSSWQRSTNAGLKQIKKPEDINVSNALLKERRYKAQGVIEAVEQCALPLFNQVLSRTDSRLILTDDEGVILASWGQERFREKLMSIALDSGSCWQERLKGTNAIGTALFEKKAVSIIGEQHFIKQHRFISCSASPLFNHHGELVGILDITSEQSKHDVTTQLLVQNMVQLIENYLLTQIPEGVLQINLAHNESVLKSGWQGIVIADENGQVVAHNQVATQLIPKAALVGEHVESLLKQPERSAQFVFEKRTLGHKPVQKKWLSVSSELHYGDHQVEQAWQQANKVLGCDISLLILGETGVGKGEFVKALHKHSARCKQPLVTVNCGALPKDLIESELFGHASGAFTGASKHGYSGRVRQADKGILFLDEIGEMPLDAQCRLLSVLQDKVVMPVGSAQSYQVDIQVIAATHQDLNQLVAQGRFRQDLYYRLNGLVITLPSLYQREDKAALIRTIHAKHQQNSQQISASLMRLLLNYRWPGNLRELDNLLKVTSLIASDVEEISIEHVPTHFAQPLLENTLVESEIVEQDLKSTLNSTLIDTYRAHNGNVSKVSRVLGISRNTVYRKLKALGLNKTK from the coding sequence ATGGAACTACAAGCCCATCAACCAGACAGCTGGCTCATGTCCTCATGGCAGAGAAGTACTAATGCGGGCCTCAAACAGATAAAGAAACCTGAAGACATTAATGTGTCCAACGCATTGCTCAAAGAGCGACGTTATAAAGCTCAAGGCGTGATTGAGGCTGTGGAGCAGTGTGCTTTGCCTTTGTTTAATCAAGTTCTTTCTCGAACAGATAGCCGATTGATTTTGACGGATGATGAAGGGGTCATTCTTGCGAGTTGGGGGCAGGAAAGATTCCGAGAAAAGTTGATGTCGATAGCGCTGGATTCAGGCAGTTGCTGGCAGGAAAGGCTGAAAGGGACGAATGCGATTGGAACGGCACTGTTCGAAAAGAAAGCAGTGTCTATTATTGGTGAGCAGCACTTTATCAAACAGCATCGTTTCATTAGTTGCTCAGCGAGCCCGCTCTTTAACCATCATGGTGAACTGGTTGGCATTCTCGATATTACTAGTGAACAAAGCAAACATGATGTGACTACGCAGCTGTTGGTCCAGAACATGGTGCAGCTGATTGAAAACTACCTGTTGACGCAAATCCCTGAGGGAGTATTGCAAATCAACCTTGCGCACAATGAGTCAGTTTTGAAGAGTGGTTGGCAAGGCATAGTGATTGCTGATGAAAATGGTCAGGTGGTGGCACACAATCAGGTTGCCACTCAACTTATCCCTAAGGCAGCACTTGTCGGAGAGCATGTCGAGAGCCTTCTCAAGCAGCCAGAGCGGAGCGCGCAGTTCGTCTTTGAAAAACGGACCTTAGGCCATAAGCCGGTCCAGAAAAAATGGCTCAGCGTATCGAGTGAGCTTCACTATGGTGATCACCAAGTTGAACAGGCGTGGCAACAGGCAAATAAAGTACTGGGTTGTGATATTAGTTTGTTAATTCTCGGAGAAACAGGGGTAGGTAAAGGCGAATTCGTCAAAGCGCTACACAAACACAGTGCCCGATGTAAGCAGCCGCTTGTCACCGTTAATTGTGGGGCACTACCTAAAGATTTGATTGAATCTGAGCTATTTGGTCATGCGTCTGGAGCGTTCACCGGGGCGAGTAAGCACGGCTATTCAGGGCGGGTGAGACAAGCGGATAAAGGTATCTTATTTCTGGATGAAATCGGAGAAATGCCGCTTGATGCGCAGTGCCGTTTGCTATCTGTCCTGCAAGACAAAGTGGTTATGCCTGTGGGTTCGGCTCAATCTTATCAAGTGGACATTCAGGTGATTGCCGCAACGCATCAGGATTTAAACCAACTGGTCGCTCAGGGGCGCTTTAGGCAGGATCTCTATTATCGATTGAATGGCTTAGTGATTACTTTACCTTCACTGTATCAGCGCGAGGACAAAGCCGCCTTGATTCGGACAATTCACGCAAAACACCAACAAAACTCCCAGCAAATCTCGGCATCACTAATGCGGTTATTGCTCAATTATCGTTGGCCAGGCAATCTGAGAGAGTTGGATAACCTTCTCAAAGTCACCAGCTTGATTGCTAGCGATGTAGAAGAAATCAGTATTGAGCATGTGCCTACTCACTTTGCCCAGCCATTGTTAGAAAACACTCTGGTAGAAAGTGAGATAGTAGAACAGGATTTGAAATCAACGCTTAATAGCACATTGATCGATACCTACCGTGCGCACAATGGTAATGTCAGCAAGGTGTCCCGAGTGCTGGGAATCAGCCGGAACACCGTTTATCGAAAGCTCAAAGCATTGGGGTTGAACAAAACTAAATGA
- a CDS encoding VOC family protein, producing MDRPAPFNGMRHIALVVQKFEECEAFYTDIMGMTVLRRASDNLVYLTNGCDNLSLGRAHSQRVCSPISVDHFGFIVRSKNELHHWYEFMQEKGVTLLDAPHDHSDGARSFHCRDPEGHVIQPLYHPEISHQTII from the coding sequence ATGGATAGACCTGCTCCATTTAATGGTATGAGACATATTGCTTTAGTGGTTCAGAAATTCGAAGAGTGTGAGGCTTTTTACACTGACATCATGGGTATGACAGTGTTGAGAAGAGCAAGCGACAATCTGGTTTACCTGACTAACGGCTGCGACAACCTCTCACTTGGCCGCGCCCACTCACAACGGGTATGCTCGCCCATCAGCGTCGATCACTTTGGCTTTATTGTTAGAAGTAAAAATGAGCTCCATCATTGGTATGAGTTCATGCAAGAGAAAGGAGTCACACTGCTCGACGCGCCTCATGATCACAGCGATGGTGCGAGAAGCTTCCATTGCCGCGATCCGGAAGGTCACGTCATCCAGCCTCTTTATCATCCCGAGATTTCACACCAGACCATCATTTAG
- a CDS encoding sulfite exporter TauE/SafE family protein, which produces MEWILLFVAGVLGGILNSVAGGGSFITFPSLLFVGVSPIVANATNTFAVCAGYVSGAYGFRQDIGKDPKIISFTVILSLIGGALGAYLLLSISESLFLEAIPWLLLVATLLFLFGYKVSEWSGKIAQGVCLHPMWSIVALAACLILVSAYGGFFNAGLGVIVLSYLVLAGYKDINQMNGLKLLISSCVSLTAILVFVIDDSIDWSRGGTVMLGTLLGGYIAARVSRNVPQHYIKGFIALSSIVMTVYFFCDIYLI; this is translated from the coding sequence ATGGAATGGATTCTATTGTTTGTTGCCGGGGTGCTTGGCGGCATTCTAAACAGTGTCGCGGGCGGAGGGAGTTTCATCACTTTTCCGAGTTTGTTGTTTGTGGGCGTTTCCCCTATTGTCGCCAATGCAACGAACACATTCGCTGTTTGTGCCGGGTATGTGAGTGGGGCTTATGGGTTTAGGCAGGACATAGGTAAAGACCCTAAAATCATATCCTTTACAGTGATCCTGAGTCTAATTGGTGGAGCGTTAGGCGCTTATCTTCTATTGAGCATTTCGGAGTCTTTGTTTCTTGAAGCCATTCCTTGGTTATTATTGGTTGCCACATTGCTCTTTCTATTTGGTTATAAGGTTAGTGAGTGGTCAGGAAAAATCGCTCAAGGTGTTTGTTTGCATCCAATGTGGTCAATTGTGGCGCTGGCGGCATGCCTAATCTTGGTCTCAGCTTATGGTGGATTTTTTAATGCTGGTTTAGGGGTGATCGTGTTGAGTTATCTGGTATTAGCGGGATACAAAGACATCAATCAGATGAACGGCCTTAAGCTTCTTATCTCTTCCTGTGTGTCTCTGACGGCCATTTTAGTTTTTGTTATTGATGATTCCATTGACTGGTCGCGTGGGGGTACCGTTATGCTCGGGACGCTTTTAGGTGGATATATTGCTGCTCGGGTATCGCGTAATGTACCTCAACACTACATTAAAGGTTTCATAGCGTTATCGAGTATCGTGATGACCGTGTATTTCTTCTGTGACATTTACCTAATATGA
- the zwf gene encoding glucose-6-phosphate dehydrogenase, producing the protein MVIPENSSIVIFGASGDLTYRKLIPALYHLYASKQLPQNFAILGVSRTEYSDESYREKLKHSLQEMEKTEPATLDAFINHLHYQAINTSDTADYSKLVTRLDQLSEQYNFEQRNTLFYLATPPSLYSVIPASLAAHGLNNEDEGWKRLIIEKPFGYDLESAQKLDKEIHEHFQEHQIYRIDHYLGKETVQNLLVFRFSNAMFEPLWNRNFIDYVEITGAEFLGVEERGGYYDGSGAVRDMFQNHLLQVLAMVGMEPPAQINADSMRDEVVKVLQCLKPLDEEALRNDLVLGQYTASDVRGEHLIGYREENGVADDSRTETYIGLKAYINNWRWNGVPFYVRTGKRLPTRVTEVVIHFKNTPHPVFGQNAPENKLIIRIQPDEGIQMSFGLKEPGAGFKAKEVKMNFSYNDLEETQMLTAYERLLLDALNGDATLFARTDAVEACWQYVQPILDFKQDPQALFGYACGTWGPKEADDLLQRANRAWRFPCKNLTDTDYCEL; encoded by the coding sequence ATGGTAATACCAGAAAACAGCAGCATCGTTATTTTTGGTGCTTCGGGAGACTTAACGTATCGTAAGTTAATCCCTGCTCTATACCACCTTTATGCGAGTAAGCAGCTTCCACAAAACTTCGCCATTCTGGGCGTCAGCCGCACAGAATACAGCGACGAGTCTTACCGCGAGAAACTGAAGCACTCACTTCAGGAAATGGAAAAAACTGAGCCTGCAACGCTAGATGCATTCATTAATCACCTGCACTACCAAGCGATCAATACCTCTGATACCGCAGACTACAGCAAACTGGTTACCCGTCTTGACCAATTGTCGGAGCAATACAACTTCGAACAGCGCAACACTCTATTCTATTTAGCAACACCACCGAGTTTATATAGTGTGATTCCAGCCAGTCTCGCAGCCCATGGTTTAAATAATGAAGATGAAGGTTGGAAACGTCTAATCATCGAAAAACCATTTGGCTATGATCTTGAATCAGCACAAAAGCTCGATAAAGAAATTCACGAACACTTCCAAGAGCATCAAATCTACCGTATCGACCACTACTTAGGTAAAGAAACGGTTCAAAATTTATTGGTTTTCCGCTTTTCTAACGCAATGTTTGAGCCGCTCTGGAACCGCAACTTCATTGATTACGTTGAAATCACAGGGGCGGAATTCTTAGGCGTTGAAGAACGTGGCGGCTACTACGATGGCTCTGGTGCGGTGCGTGATATGTTCCAGAATCACTTACTGCAAGTCCTCGCCATGGTAGGGATGGAGCCACCAGCACAGATCAATGCTGACTCTATGCGTGATGAAGTCGTCAAAGTACTGCAATGTCTTAAGCCCTTAGATGAAGAAGCACTGCGTAATGACCTAGTGCTTGGTCAATACACTGCTTCTGACGTTCGTGGGGAGCATCTTATTGGTTACCGTGAAGAGAATGGCGTCGCTGATGATTCACGTACTGAAACCTACATCGGCTTGAAAGCGTACATTAACAATTGGCGCTGGAACGGCGTACCATTCTATGTACGTACTGGTAAACGATTGCCAACACGCGTAACAGAAGTGGTTATCCACTTTAAGAACACACCGCATCCAGTGTTTGGTCAAAATGCACCTGAAAACAAGCTCATCATTCGTATCCAACCGGACGAAGGCATCCAGATGAGCTTTGGCCTTAAGGAGCCAGGCGCTGGCTTTAAAGCCAAAGAAGTGAAAATGAACTTCTCTTACAATGATTTGGAAGAGACTCAGATGCTAACCGCGTATGAGCGTTTACTACTTGATGCTTTGAATGGCGATGCTACCCTATTTGCACGTACTGATGCGGTTGAAGCCTGCTGGCAATACGTTCAGCCAATTCTCGACTTTAAACAAGATCCACAGGCACTATTTGGCTATGCCTGTGGTACATGGGGCCCTAAAGAAGCGGATGATCTACTTCAGCGCGCTAACCGAGCTTGGCGTTTCCCATGTAAGAACCTAACAGATACGGACTACTGCGAACTATGA